The Bacillus vallismortis genome window below encodes:
- a CDS encoding response regulator transcription factor: protein MKEIRVLIADDEKVIRDLLKKYIERELYLVDVAKDGEEALALFEQNTYNLIILDLMMPKIDGIEVCRKLREKTNVPILMLTAKDHEADKIVGLSIGADDYITKPFSVNEVVARIKALMRRFLILGSDSGTEEKPLLKYKGLSIDVKRYIVCISGEEISLTAKELELLKFMASNPEQVFTKAQLFRNVWGNNYLEDDNTVMVHIRKLRKKIEKDPSNPQFIQTVWGIGYKFVGEKDES, encoded by the coding sequence GTGAAAGAAATTCGTGTCCTTATTGCTGATGATGAAAAAGTGATTAGAGATTTATTAAAAAAATATATTGAACGAGAGCTGTATTTAGTAGACGTTGCCAAGGATGGGGAGGAAGCTTTGGCATTATTTGAACAAAATACTTATAACCTCATAATATTGGATCTCATGATGCCAAAAATTGATGGAATTGAAGTATGCAGAAAACTAAGAGAAAAAACCAATGTGCCAATACTTATGCTGACTGCAAAGGATCATGAAGCTGACAAAATTGTAGGATTGAGTATAGGGGCGGATGATTATATTACAAAACCTTTTAGTGTAAACGAGGTTGTGGCCAGAATTAAGGCTCTAATGAGAAGGTTTTTAATCTTAGGGAGCGACAGTGGGACAGAAGAGAAGCCATTGCTGAAATATAAAGGTTTATCGATTGATGTGAAAAGATATATTGTATGTATCTCAGGTGAAGAAATTTCATTAACCGCAAAAGAGCTGGAGTTGCTGAAATTTATGGCTTCCAATCCAGAACAGGTATTTACGAAGGCTCAGTTATTTCGAAATGTTTGGGGCAATAATTACTTAGAAGACGATAATACCGTGATGGTTCACATAAGAAAGCTAAGAAAAAAAATAGAAAAAGACCCATCTAATCCTCAATTTATACAAACAGTTTGGGGAATAGGGTATAAATTTGTAGGTGAGAAAGATGAGTCATAA
- a CDS encoding sensor histidine kinase: MSHKITYLMFLQITLICTNVLYDWQNQELNTFKFVVYGLLIGLSVILVAIQYKFNNDLIQIIHAVKRTLNGNLTTRIFANGNAIFNEMVFSINELIEKLEKIQVETIQTHAARKSLLSSISHDIRTPLTSIIGYLDALKDDIAASEEEKKEYLNIVSKKSNNLKQLIDEIFNMAKLDADEMPLQPDIIDFAEITRELLIEYLPEIKRSELELKINIPERKCLIMADRLSIVRIIENILKNAILYGKEGKVLGIELIEDDKECKLLIWDRGPGIPQTESEKIFERMYRGDMSRSSGHSGSGLGLSIAKTLIEKNQGRIWVDSTPYIKTTFGIAFGKIKLRRT, encoded by the coding sequence ATGAGTCATAAAATCACATATCTTATGTTTCTACAGATTACACTGATTTGCACCAATGTTCTTTATGACTGGCAGAACCAAGAGCTTAACACTTTTAAATTTGTTGTCTATGGCCTGCTGATCGGTTTGTCTGTAATCCTGGTTGCAATTCAATACAAATTCAATAATGATCTCATTCAAATTATCCATGCGGTTAAGCGTACATTAAATGGGAACTTAACGACAAGAATATTTGCGAATGGAAATGCAATCTTTAATGAAATGGTTTTTTCAATAAACGAATTGATAGAGAAGTTAGAGAAAATACAGGTTGAAACCATTCAAACGCATGCAGCCAGAAAAAGTCTGTTATCAAGCATATCACACGATATTCGTACACCGCTTACATCAATCATAGGGTATTTAGATGCGTTGAAAGATGATATCGCAGCCTCTGAAGAAGAAAAGAAGGAATACTTAAACATTGTTTCAAAGAAGTCGAATAATTTAAAACAGTTAATTGATGAAATATTTAACATGGCTAAACTGGATGCAGATGAAATGCCGCTGCAGCCAGATATTATTGACTTTGCTGAAATAACCAGAGAGTTATTGATTGAATACTTGCCGGAGATAAAAAGAAGTGAATTAGAGCTTAAAATAAATATCCCGGAAAGAAAGTGTCTTATTATGGCAGATCGCTTAAGTATCGTTAGAATTATTGAGAATATCTTAAAAAATGCCATCCTTTACGGAAAAGAAGGAAAAGTTCTTGGCATAGAACTTATAGAGGATGATAAAGAATGTAAACTGCTAATCTGGGATAGGGGACCAGGAATACCACAAACAGAATCAGAGAAGATATTTGAGAGAATGTATAGAGGAGACATGTCCAGAAGCTCAGGACATTCGGGAAGTGGTTTAGGACTCTCAATTGCCAAAACATTAATTGAGAAAAATCAAGGAAGAATATGGGTTGATAGCACCCCTTATATAAAAACAACATTTGGCATTGCATTTGGTAAAATAAAGTTGAGACGGACATGA
- a CDS encoding NAD(P)-dependent oxidoreductase, whose product MKIAVIGLGNMGQPIARNVLQEGYELTVYNRTKQKTKEFVTEGAQAADTPRQAAESADIVITMLSDDDSVSAVTFGEDGLIAGLAENGIHISMSTISVEFSEKLAAAHAEKGQSFLAAPVLGRPDAAAKAALRIITAGPAEAKQTAKPLLDSLSQQVFDVGEESKIANAAKISINFLLVSMLEALSESFLMMEKYGLEQKQFLEIASALFGSPVYQNYGTIMAEQKFEPAGFKMSLGLKDTNLALAAAKQVSANLPLAELAKSHFESGIEQGFGDLDWAALIKCIK is encoded by the coding sequence TTGAAAATTGCTGTTATCGGACTCGGCAATATGGGACAGCCCATTGCCCGAAACGTGCTTCAGGAAGGCTATGAATTGACTGTTTATAATCGGACGAAACAAAAGACGAAGGAATTTGTAACAGAAGGTGCACAGGCAGCTGACACGCCGCGACAGGCGGCAGAGTCCGCTGATATTGTCATAACGATGCTTTCAGATGACGATTCTGTCAGTGCCGTGACATTCGGAGAAGACGGGCTGATTGCCGGATTAGCAGAGAACGGCATCCACATTTCAATGAGCACAATCAGTGTCGAGTTCTCTGAAAAGCTCGCAGCGGCTCATGCGGAAAAAGGACAATCCTTCCTCGCCGCTCCAGTACTCGGAAGACCGGATGCGGCCGCCAAAGCCGCGCTTCGCATCATAACAGCAGGACCGGCGGAAGCGAAGCAAACCGCCAAGCCTCTGCTCGACAGCCTCAGCCAGCAGGTATTTGACGTCGGCGAAGAAAGCAAGATAGCAAATGCAGCGAAAATCAGCATCAATTTCTTACTCGTGTCTATGCTGGAGGCGTTATCTGAATCTTTCTTAATGATGGAGAAGTACGGCTTAGAACAAAAACAATTTTTAGAAATTGCCAGCGCGCTTTTTGGCTCCCCTGTCTACCAAAATTACGGAACCATCATGGCCGAGCAGAAATTTGAGCCGGCCGGTTTCAAAATGTCATTAGGGCTGAAGGATACCAACCTGGCACTCGCCGCCGCAAAACAGGTTTCTGCAAATCTTCCTCTTGCCGAGCTGGCCAAGAGCCATTTTGAAAGCGGGATTGAACAAGGCTTCGGAGATCTGGATTGGGCCGCACTGATTAAATGTATCAAATAA
- the corA gene encoding magnesium/cobalt transporter CorA, with protein sequence MINITAMTTEHQLLKNIPIERVEQPDIAWYWVDLYGPEDTETALLRDFFHFHPLAIEDCFQHMQRPKLDHYDGYRFYVIHALNKETLETEEVDIFQGERFVVTFHLHETPGIAKVRERLYASPDLFKKGPGHISYMIMDQLVDEYFPLVYKIEDRLNEIEESRPHKTYGTLMNEVFDLRTDLLHLRRTVIPMRDLLYRILTLDHVKEHQETKAYFSDIYDHLLKLSEIVESNRDMTSDLRDSYVTLNTNRMNAIMMTLTIVSTIFIPLTFIAGVYGMNFDYMPELHWDYGYFAVLGLMAALVIGMLIWFVHKGWFNIFK encoded by the coding sequence ATGATCAACATTACCGCAATGACAACAGAGCATCAGCTGCTGAAAAATATACCGATCGAACGAGTGGAACAACCTGATATTGCGTGGTACTGGGTTGATTTATACGGCCCGGAGGATACGGAAACGGCATTATTGAGAGATTTTTTTCATTTTCATCCGCTTGCCATTGAAGATTGCTTCCAGCATATGCAGCGGCCGAAGCTTGACCATTATGACGGCTATCGTTTTTACGTGATTCATGCGCTGAATAAAGAGACGCTGGAGACTGAGGAAGTGGATATCTTTCAAGGCGAAAGATTTGTCGTCACCTTCCATTTACACGAAACGCCCGGGATCGCCAAAGTCCGGGAGCGTTTGTATGCTTCACCGGACCTATTCAAAAAAGGGCCTGGGCATATCTCTTATATGATCATGGATCAGCTTGTTGATGAATATTTTCCACTCGTATACAAAATTGAAGACCGGCTGAACGAAATTGAAGAAAGCCGGCCCCATAAAACATATGGAACACTGATGAATGAGGTGTTTGATCTGAGGACAGATCTATTGCATCTGAGACGGACGGTTATTCCGATGCGTGATTTGCTCTATCGGATTTTAACCCTTGATCATGTGAAAGAGCATCAGGAAACGAAAGCCTATTTCAGCGACATATACGATCATTTGTTAAAATTATCTGAGATTGTGGAATCCAACCGTGACATGACGTCCGACTTGCGCGACAGCTATGTGACACTGAATACAAACCGGATGAATGCGATTATGATGACACTGACGATCGTGTCGACCATTTTTATCCCGCTCACCTTTATTGCCGGTGTGTACGGGATGAACTTCGACTACATGCCCGAGCTTCATTGGGATTACGGATATTTCGCCGTACTCGGCCTGATGGCTGCGCTTGTGATCGGGATGCTGATATGGTTTGTACATAAAGGATGGTTCAACATATTTAAATGA